The nucleotide sequence CCAGGATGGCGTTGCCGAGTGCGAAGAAGAGCGTCGCGACGACCACCACGCCGGTCACCGAACGCGGCCGCCGCCCGCCGGTCACGGCACGCACCATGGCGCCCAGCGTGGCGAGCGAGACGACGCCGAACATCACCCAGTGCCCCAGCCGCAGCGGCCCGTCGACCCCGCCGGCGAGCGCCGCGCCGGTCCACGCCGCCGCGGCGACGACGGTCACCGTGGCGATCTCCCCGACGCGACCGCGCCAGGTGTCGCCCGGGCGGGTGAACTCCAGTAGCACCGCGAACCACGCGATGCCCGGCACGACGACGAGGTAGACCTCGACGTGGCCCAGCAGCGATGCGTGCGCCGGCACCGTCAGCCGCACCGCGTCGAGCGCCACGACCACGGCGAAGCTGGTGAGACCAAGAGCGGCCAGCGCGAGGACGGGTTTGCGGGGCCCGCGAGCCAGCAGGTACAGCCCGAGCCACCAGCTCAGGGCGAACACCACTGCGGACATCGCAGCCATGCCCTCAGTGTGGCACGGCCCACGCGCGGATCACGCGCCGTACCGGCGGAAGATCAGACGCCGTACCGGCGGACGATCAGACGCCGTACCGGCGGTGCCGCAGGGTGTAATCGCGCAGCGCCCGCAGGAAGTCGACGCGGCGGAACGCCGGCCAGTGCGCATCGGTGAACCACATCTCCGAGTACGCGCTCTGCCACAGCAGGAAGCCCGAGAGCCGCTGCTCCCCCGACGTGCGGATGACGAGGTCCGGGTCGGGCTGACCGGAGGTGTAGAGGTTCTCCGAGATGGCATCCACGGTCACGGCGTCGACCAGCCCGTCGCCGCTGACGCCGTTGGCGAGTTCCTTGCCCAGCAGCGCACGGACGGCGTTGACGATCTCCTGCCGGCCGCCGTACCCGACGGCGACGTTGACGTGGAAGCGCCCGTCGGCGGCGTCGGTGCTCGAGTCGACGGCGTCTCGCAGCCGGCGCGCGGGCTCGGTGCCCAGCAGCTCCAGGTCACCGACGGTCCGCACGCTCCAACGGTTCACCGGGGCACAGATCTGCTCGACGACGTCGGTGATGATGTCGATCAGGTCGGCGAGTTCGCGCGGGTCGCGCTGCAGGTTCTCCGTCGACAGCAGGTACACCGT is from Mycolicibacterium grossiae and encodes:
- a CDS encoding (2Z,6E)-farnesyl diphosphate synthase — protein: MEIIPPRLKEPAYRLYEMRLRQELAKARDDLPRHIAVLCDGNRRWARATGHDDVSYGYRVGAAKIAEMLRWCQETGVQMATVYLLSTENLQRDPRELADLIDIITDVVEQICAPVNRWSVRTVGDLELLGTEPARRLRDAVDSSTDAADGRFHVNVAVGYGGRQEIVNAVRALLGKELANGVSGDGLVDAVTVDAISENLYTSGQPDPDLVIRTSGEQRLSGFLLWQSAYSEMWFTDAHWPAFRRVDFLRALRDYTLRHRRYGV